A stretch of the Bordetella genomosp. 8 genome encodes the following:
- a CDS encoding integration host factor subunit alpha: MLSEPRTLTKAELAELLFERVGLNKREAKDIVDTFFEEIRDALARGDSVKLSGFGNFQVRDKPPRPGRNPKTGETIPIAARRVVTFHASQKLKSIVENTATPDESTSAD; encoded by the coding sequence ATGCTTTCCGAGCCACGCACATTGACCAAGGCCGAACTCGCGGAGTTGCTGTTCGAACGGGTAGGTTTGAACAAGCGCGAGGCCAAGGACATCGTCGACACCTTCTTCGAGGAAATCCGCGATGCCCTCGCGCGCGGCGATTCCGTCAAGCTGTCCGGGTTCGGCAATTTCCAGGTGCGCGACAAGCCGCCGCGTCCGGGGCGCAATCCCAAGACGGGCGAGACCATACCGATCGCCGCGCGCCGTGTGGTCACCTTCCACGCAAGCCAGAAGTTGAAGAGCATCGTCGAGAACACCGCGACGCCCGACGAGTCTACGTCGGCTGACTGA
- a CDS encoding MerR family transcriptional regulator, with protein MTRPEPAVVLPPIPAKRYFTIGEVSELCGVKPHVLRYWEQEFTQLKPVKRRGNRRYYQHHEVLLIRRIRSLLYEQGFTISGARNRLGDTREAPPRDQDAAVRFSGAEMQSLRAELSGVSAVLAEALSSVKQGAAEAATSSARTSVDDAD; from the coding sequence ATGACTCGACCAGAACCTGCCGTTGTCCTGCCACCGATTCCGGCCAAGCGTTACTTCACCATCGGTGAAGTCAGCGAGCTGTGCGGCGTCAAGCCGCACGTGCTGCGCTACTGGGAGCAGGAGTTCACCCAACTCAAGCCGGTCAAGCGCCGCGGCAATCGACGCTACTACCAGCACCACGAAGTGCTTCTGATCCGCCGCATACGCTCGCTGCTTTACGAGCAGGGCTTCACGATCAGCGGCGCGCGCAATCGCCTGGGCGACACGCGCGAAGCGCCACCGCGCGACCAGGACGCCGCCGTGCGTTTCAGCGGCGCGGAAATGCAGTCGCTGCGCGCGGAATTGAGCGGCGTTTCCGCCGTGCTGGCCGAGGCGCTGAGCAGCGTGAAGCAGGGCGCCGCCGAGGCGGCCACCAGCAGTGCGCGTACGTCCGTGGACGATGCGGACTGA
- a CDS encoding porin, protein MFKPLFKESAMALAVAGTMAGATAQAADTNVQLYGIADVSVRYLSTGPGYRPDHSRISMENGAITNSRWGLKGTEDLGNGNTAFFRLESGFNVQNGNESDPGRMFNRQSYVGLDGGDIGALSLGRQDTPLFTILGDTFDPLTVGNYDQNSWLPVAMSRGRTSESVRYRNNKLGGFDVILSYGFGDSFDDHKLGQQYGGTLTYTTGPLTVGGGYQLTRAETNSDYTQRVWNLNAAYQLFDNTRLFAGYFNGRDETGFVNAVMGIANVPDNGLERKDNGYYAGVTWQPMATPWTFTGAAYFDKSKNVIEQGDKGKRYALVAVAEYALSKRTQLYGTVDFNRVYDASTAEIASGSTQVGVATGIRHIF, encoded by the coding sequence ATGTTCAAACCCTTGTTCAAGGAAAGCGCGATGGCATTGGCCGTCGCGGGCACGATGGCAGGCGCCACCGCGCAAGCCGCCGATACGAATGTGCAGCTGTACGGCATCGCCGACGTCAGCGTCCGCTACCTGAGTACCGGCCCCGGCTATCGACCGGACCACAGCCGCATCTCGATGGAAAACGGCGCGATCACGAACAGCCGCTGGGGCCTGAAAGGCACGGAAGACCTGGGCAACGGCAATACCGCTTTCTTCCGCCTGGAAAGCGGCTTCAACGTACAGAACGGCAACGAGAGCGACCCTGGCCGCATGTTCAACCGGCAGTCCTATGTCGGCTTGGACGGCGGTGACATCGGTGCGCTTTCACTGGGACGGCAGGACACGCCGCTGTTCACCATCCTGGGCGACACCTTCGATCCGCTGACGGTGGGCAACTACGACCAGAACTCCTGGCTGCCCGTGGCCATGTCGCGCGGCCGCACGTCCGAGTCCGTTCGCTATCGCAACAACAAGCTGGGCGGCTTCGACGTGATCCTGTCGTACGGCTTCGGCGATTCCTTCGACGACCACAAGCTGGGCCAGCAATACGGCGGCACGCTGACGTACACGACCGGTCCCTTGACCGTGGGCGGCGGCTACCAGCTGACGCGGGCGGAGACCAACTCCGACTATACGCAGCGCGTGTGGAACCTGAACGCGGCCTATCAGCTCTTTGACAATACGCGGCTGTTCGCCGGCTACTTCAATGGCCGCGACGAGACCGGCTTCGTCAATGCGGTCATGGGTATCGCCAACGTCCCGGACAATGGCCTGGAACGCAAGGACAACGGCTACTACGCCGGCGTCACGTGGCAACCCATGGCCACGCCGTGGACCTTCACCGGCGCCGCGTACTTCGACAAGAGCAAGAACGTGATCGAGCAAGGCGACAAGGGCAAGCGCTATGCGCTGGTCGCGGTGGCGGAGTACGCGTTGTCCAAACGGACGCAGCTGTATGGCACCGTGGATTTCAACCGGGTCTACGACGCGTCGACGGCTGAGATCGCCAGCGGGTCCACGCAGGTGGGCGTGGCGACCGGGATCAGGCATATCTTCTGA
- a CDS encoding response regulator, which translates to MALILVADDEILLAEMLADLLEDAGHEVLTAPHGKAALDIMRTRRPDLIITDFMMPLMTGLELAEAVRADALTRDLPIVLVTGAQGLLARQSPDLFTLVVDKPYDPRTLLAQVEEMLQRG; encoded by the coding sequence ATGGCATTGATCCTCGTCGCCGACGACGAGATCCTGCTTGCCGAGATGCTGGCCGATCTCCTTGAGGACGCTGGGCACGAAGTGCTGACGGCGCCCCATGGGAAGGCCGCGCTCGACATCATGCGCACCCGCCGACCCGACCTGATCATCACGGACTTCATGATGCCGCTGATGACCGGCCTGGAGTTGGCGGAAGCAGTGCGCGCGGACGCCCTCACGCGAGACCTGCCGATCGTGCTGGTCACCGGCGCCCAGGGCCTGTTGGCCAGGCAGAGCCCCGACCTGTTCACGCTGGTCGTCGACAAGCCCTATGACCCGCGCACGCTGCTGGCGCAGGTCGAAGAGATGCTCCAGCGAGGCTGA
- a CDS encoding ATPase domain-containing protein: MQHLARMASGIDGLDRILNGGFVEGASYIIQGRPGAGKTILSNQIAFSHAANGGKVLYVTLLAESHERLFHAMSTLDFFHKEKLGQEIAYVSVFHALREEGLGAVVKLLRQETKRHKATLLVFDGLLNARERAETDLDVKTFVAEVQGQAGFVGCTVLFLTSTRLDDSSPEHTMVDGVIDLSDEIFGVRTVRQLQVRKSRGSAAVGGLHQYEITQSGITIYPRVEAVSWPLMPPSAKILSQRVTSGNAEVDALIGGGLPRGSVTLLVGPTGTGKTTMGLHFLSAASEEEPALHYGFFETSTLLQRKASTLGITLPSTDHLYVHWTPMAENLLDKLGLELLELVNRHRVTRLFIDGIGGFERAATHRARLVEFFTTLTNRLRAIGVTSVFTWELRQIVDQDVTAPAEQLSAMFDNVILLRHVAQNNDLKRTIAVQKMRDSDFMPDTRILEITSKGLRVGPKLGPSVLASTSANNHGGS; encoded by the coding sequence GTGCAACATCTCGCACGCATGGCGAGTGGTATCGATGGGCTGGACCGTATATTGAATGGCGGGTTCGTCGAAGGCGCTTCCTACATCATCCAGGGCCGCCCCGGGGCCGGGAAAACCATCCTCTCCAACCAGATCGCGTTCTCGCACGCGGCCAATGGCGGCAAGGTGCTGTACGTCACCCTGCTGGCGGAAAGCCATGAGAGGCTGTTCCACGCCATGTCCACCCTGGATTTTTTCCACAAGGAAAAACTGGGGCAGGAAATCGCCTATGTCAGCGTCTTCCACGCCTTGCGGGAAGAAGGGTTGGGCGCCGTGGTGAAGCTCCTGCGACAGGAAACCAAGCGGCACAAAGCCACCCTGCTGGTTTTCGACGGCCTGCTCAACGCGCGCGAACGCGCCGAAACGGACCTCGACGTCAAGACCTTCGTGGCCGAAGTCCAGGGCCAGGCCGGCTTCGTCGGCTGCACCGTATTGTTCCTGACCAGTACGCGCCTGGACGACAGCAGTCCCGAACACACCATGGTCGATGGCGTAATCGACCTGAGCGACGAAATCTTCGGCGTACGCACCGTGCGCCAATTGCAGGTGCGCAAGTCGCGCGGCAGCGCCGCCGTGGGCGGCCTGCACCAGTACGAAATCACCCAGTCCGGCATCACCATCTATCCGCGGGTGGAAGCCGTGTCCTGGCCGCTCATGCCGCCATCGGCCAAGATACTGTCGCAACGCGTCACCAGCGGCAATGCGGAAGTCGACGCGCTGATCGGCGGTGGCCTGCCGCGCGGTTCCGTCACCTTGCTGGTGGGCCCCACCGGCACGGGCAAGACGACCATGGGCCTGCACTTCCTGAGCGCCGCTTCCGAAGAAGAACCCGCGCTGCATTACGGGTTCTTCGAAACGTCCACGCTGCTTCAACGCAAGGCCTCCACGCTGGGTATCACCCTGCCGTCCACGGACCACTTGTACGTGCATTGGACGCCCATGGCGGAAAACCTGCTGGACAAGCTGGGCCTGGAGCTGCTGGAACTCGTCAACCGCCACCGCGTGACGCGCCTGTTCATCGACGGCATAGGCGGCTTTGAACGTGCGGCCACCCATCGCGCCCGCCTGGTCGAATTCTTCACGACGCTGACCAACCGCCTGCGCGCCATAGGCGTCACCAGCGTCTTCACCTGGGAGCTGCGCCAGATCGTGGACCAGGACGTGACGGCGCCGGCGGAACAACTGTCGGCGATGTTCGATAACGTGATCCTGCTGCGGCACGTCGCGCAGAACAACGACCTGAAGCGAACGATCGCCGTGCAGAAGATGCGCGACAGCGACTTCATGCCGGATACGCGCATACTGGAGATCACGAGCAAAGGCTTGCGCGTGGGACCCAAGCTGGGGCCATCGGTTTTAGCGAGCACCTCGGCGAACAACCACGGCGGATCCTGA
- a CDS encoding glycine zipper 2TM domain-containing protein, whose protein sequence is MGGCTLGGAAAGGVIGHETTHSTAGTVGGAVLGGVIGHEIGKD, encoded by the coding sequence ATGGGCGGGTGCACCCTGGGCGGTGCCGCGGCCGGCGGCGTGATCGGCCACGAAACCACGCACAGCACGGCCGGCACGGTGGGCGGGGCGGTCTTGGGCGGCGTAATCGGTCACGAGATCGGCAAGGACTAA
- the hpaI gene encoding 4-hydroxy-2-oxoheptanedioate aldolase, translating into MDILSNSFKRALREGKPQIALWAALADRYAAEICAGAGFDSMVIDGEHSPNELQSILAQLQSIAAYPVSPVVRPPWNDFVRIKQILEIGAQNLLIPMIQSAQEAQAAVAAVRYPPAGIRGVGSALARSSRWNRIPDYLTRANDEICVLLQIETPAGLAELDQILAVDGVDGVFIGPADLSANMGHLGNPGHPEVTAAIDDAIRRIVASGKSAGILHTDPARAKHYLEMGATFVAVGVDASLLARAAESLAAQFGRHRPAAATAQQGPY; encoded by the coding sequence ATGGATATCCTGAGCAATTCCTTCAAGCGCGCGCTGCGCGAAGGCAAGCCGCAGATCGCGTTGTGGGCAGCGCTGGCGGATCGGTACGCAGCGGAAATTTGCGCTGGAGCCGGCTTCGACTCCATGGTGATAGACGGCGAACACTCCCCCAACGAATTGCAAAGCATCCTGGCCCAACTGCAGTCGATCGCCGCCTATCCGGTGTCGCCGGTCGTGCGGCCCCCATGGAACGATTTTGTCCGCATCAAGCAGATCCTGGAAATCGGCGCGCAGAACCTGCTGATTCCGATGATCCAGTCCGCGCAGGAAGCCCAGGCAGCCGTGGCCGCCGTCCGCTATCCGCCGGCCGGCATCCGCGGCGTGGGCAGCGCGCTGGCGCGATCCTCGCGCTGGAACCGCATCCCCGATTACCTGACGCGCGCCAACGACGAAATCTGCGTCCTGCTGCAGATCGAGACGCCCGCCGGCCTGGCCGAGCTCGACCAGATCCTGGCGGTCGATGGCGTGGACGGCGTGTTCATCGGCCCCGCCGACCTGTCCGCCAACATGGGGCACCTGGGCAACCCCGGCCATCCCGAGGTCACCGCGGCCATCGACGATGCGATCCGCCGCATCGTGGCGTCCGGCAAATCGGCGGGCATCCTGCACACCGACCCGGCCCGCGCCAAGCACTATCTGGAAATGGGCGCGACCTTCGTCGCGGTGGGCGTGGATGCGTCGCTGCTGGCACGCGCCGCCGAATCCCTGGCCGCGCAATTCGGCCGCCACCGGCCGGCGGCGGCGACCGCGCAGCAGGGACCGTACTGA
- a CDS encoding AGE family epimerase/isomerase, producing MNPGRGGGGNAVLAGIVAQVGQLRAHYDEVVLPLWLTRGFNAALELPYESLASADARPLPPRRYRTMACARQLFVFSISDAAAARQHAVRLFESLQRRFRHPAGGWVYSIDTDGAPLETQHDLYTYAFVVFACATYYRRRRDARALQAMRETLALIESRFGMSSGLYAAQLDDDARTATQGPLQNPIMHLTEAYLAARAVDDADGCVEALRRIARGVAALFVDTATQCICELPARDAGTRIEPGHQFEWYALVRSAPDVFEDTQLVATVTRAVDYAQRHGVTPDVESVCASLDLRGTVTDATQRIWAQTEYARCLAMRGDEASLRDLARQLTRFRERFLHARGWYECLDGDGRVARADMPSTTPYHLAACYAALPGAGGGA from the coding sequence ATGAACCCTGGACGTGGCGGGGGTGGCAACGCCGTGCTGGCGGGCATCGTGGCGCAAGTCGGGCAGTTGCGCGCGCACTATGACGAAGTCGTCCTGCCGCTGTGGCTGACGCGCGGTTTCAATGCCGCGCTGGAACTGCCCTATGAGTCGCTGGCCAGCGCCGACGCGCGCCCCTTGCCGCCGCGCCGCTACCGCACCATGGCCTGCGCGCGGCAACTGTTCGTTTTCTCCATCAGCGATGCGGCGGCGGCCAGGCAGCACGCGGTGCGCCTGTTCGAGTCGCTGCAAAGGCGCTTCCGCCATCCGGCGGGCGGCTGGGTCTACAGCATAGACACGGACGGCGCGCCGCTTGAAACGCAGCACGACCTGTACACCTATGCCTTCGTCGTTTTCGCTTGCGCGACGTATTACCGCCGCCGGCGCGACGCGCGGGCACTGCAGGCCATGCGGGAGACGCTCGCACTGATCGAGTCGCGCTTCGGCATGAGCAGCGGGCTGTATGCCGCGCAACTGGACGACGACGCCCGGACGGCCACGCAGGGGCCGCTGCAGAATCCCATCATGCACCTGACCGAGGCCTATCTGGCGGCGCGTGCCGTCGACGACGCCGACGGCTGCGTAGAGGCTCTGCGCCGCATCGCGCGCGGCGTGGCGGCGCTGTTCGTCGATACGGCCACGCAATGCATATGCGAACTGCCGGCGCGTGATGCGGGCACTCGTATCGAGCCAGGGCATCAGTTCGAGTGGTATGCGCTGGTGCGAAGCGCGCCGGATGTTTTCGAGGATACGCAGCTTGTTGCAACGGTCACGCGTGCGGTGGACTACGCGCAACGGCACGGTGTGACGCCGGATGTCGAGAGCGTATGCGCCAGCCTGGATCTGCGCGGGACCGTGACCGACGCCACGCAGCGGATATGGGCGCAGACCGAATACGCGCGCTGCCTGGCCATGCGGGGCGACGAGGCCTCGCTGCGGGACCTGGCGCGGCAGCTCACGCGCTTTCGTGAGCGCTTCCTGCATGCACGTGGGTGGTACGAATGCCTGGACGGCGACGGGCGAGTGGCCCGCGCCGACATGCCGTCGACGACGCCTTATCACCTGGCGGCGTGCTACGCGGCGCTTCCCGGCGCGGGCGGGGGCGCCTGA
- a CDS encoding DUF3303 domain-containing protein, giving the protein MLFLVISTPRPERPTTLIDSRSRYWDWMRPLLEAGLARSVHARVGRGAVALFDVDSNTTLHRLMNEWSDIIPAHFDVFPLLDEDTAKAYLATQIPSAGDGR; this is encoded by the coding sequence ATGCTATTTCTGGTCATCAGCACCCCACGCCCGGAGCGTCCCACGACGCTGATCGATTCGCGCAGCCGCTACTGGGACTGGATGCGGCCCCTGCTGGAGGCCGGCCTGGCGCGATCCGTCCATGCGCGTGTGGGTCGCGGCGCCGTCGCCCTGTTCGACGTCGATTCGAACACCACGCTGCATCGCCTGATGAATGAGTGGTCCGACATCATTCCCGCGCATTTCGACGTCTTTCCCTTGCTGGACGAAGACACGGCCAAGGCCTATCTGGCCACGCAGATACCCAGCGCGGGGGATGGACGATGA
- a CDS encoding Bug family tripartite tricarboxylate transporter substrate binding protein — MKPGRRRCIHALRRIGLALAVTATTLPASGAHGATFPDKPVRMIVAFPAGGGTDIVARILAERLTRLWGQQVIVDNRGGAGGVIGTETAARAAPDGYTIFMATLGNMSINPHLYKMNVDPIKDLTPISNVVDVNFVLVVNAAFPAKSVKDLIEMARNQPGKINFSSSGVGGAPHLAGELFNQMAGVKLTHIPYKGSAPSFTDLIGGQIPVTFDSLVQSLPYIQSGKLRALGVLGTRRSSLLPDVPTLAEAGLPGYEFTNWFGLVAPTGVPADRIRKLNADVRKVLADPAVRQELEKMGADPAGDTPEAFGKQIRDDSAKWARIIQEQGIRAQ, encoded by the coding sequence ATGAAACCGGGGCGGCGGCGATGTATCCACGCGCTGCGCCGGATCGGCCTGGCCCTGGCGGTGACGGCGACCACGCTGCCGGCGAGCGGCGCGCATGGCGCAACCTTTCCCGACAAGCCCGTGAGGATGATCGTGGCCTTCCCGGCCGGAGGGGGCACCGACATCGTGGCCCGCATCCTCGCCGAGCGCCTGACCCGGCTCTGGGGGCAACAGGTCATCGTCGACAACCGTGGCGGGGCCGGTGGCGTGATCGGCACGGAGACCGCCGCGCGGGCGGCACCCGACGGCTACACGATCTTCATGGCGACCCTGGGCAATATGTCCATCAATCCGCACCTGTACAAAATGAACGTCGATCCCATCAAGGATCTGACGCCTATCTCGAACGTGGTGGACGTCAACTTCGTCCTGGTCGTCAATGCGGCTTTCCCGGCGAAGTCGGTCAAGGACCTGATCGAGATGGCCAGGAACCAGCCAGGCAAGATCAACTTTTCGTCGTCCGGCGTGGGCGGCGCGCCGCATCTGGCAGGCGAACTCTTCAACCAGATGGCTGGCGTCAAGTTGACGCACATTCCCTACAAGGGAAGCGCGCCGAGTTTCACCGACCTGATCGGCGGACAGATACCGGTCACCTTCGACAGCCTCGTCCAGTCCTTGCCATATATCCAGTCCGGCAAGCTGCGCGCGCTCGGCGTGCTGGGCACCCGGCGGTCCAGTCTCCTGCCCGACGTTCCGACCCTGGCGGAAGCCGGCTTGCCCGGCTACGAGTTCACCAATTGGTTCGGCCTGGTGGCGCCGACCGGGGTGCCGGCGGACCGCATCCGCAAGTTGAACGCGGACGTTCGGAAGGTGCTGGCGGATCCGGCCGTCAGGCAGGAGCTGGAAAAGATGGGCGCCGATCCCGCCGGCGATACGCCCGAGGCCTTCGGCAAGCAGATACGCGATGACAGCGCCAAATGGGCGCGCATCATCCAGGAGCAGGGCATCCGGGCGCAGTAG
- a CDS encoding class II aldolase/adducin family protein — MRYSTDFPSLRGVVDDAEWKSRTDLAACYRLMDHYGMTDMIYNHITAQIPGKEGRLLINLYGLLYKEITASNLVEIDYDGNVCRKPDTDYGINKSGYVIHGCIHRARPDVHCVIHTHTRAGMAVASMRNGLLPITQTASRFHGHIAYHEFEGPAVDLAEQERLVADLGSHNAMILRNHGLLVCGASVPQAFNLMYQLEMACRTQVDALSAGMEQVRMPGEEVLRRSAHLYQPGTRRPYGELEWHAMLRLLAAEPGGYPSYES, encoded by the coding sequence ATGCGATACAGCACGGATTTTCCGAGCCTGAGAGGTGTCGTGGACGATGCGGAGTGGAAGAGCCGCACGGATCTGGCGGCGTGCTATCGGCTGATGGACCACTACGGCATGACCGACATGATCTACAACCACATCACCGCGCAGATACCGGGCAAGGAAGGACGCCTGCTGATCAATCTGTACGGGTTGCTGTACAAGGAGATCACGGCTTCCAATCTGGTCGAGATCGACTATGACGGCAACGTGTGCCGCAAGCCGGATACGGACTATGGGATAAACAAGTCGGGCTACGTCATCCATGGCTGCATTCACCGCGCGCGCCCCGATGTCCATTGCGTCATCCACACGCATACGCGCGCCGGCATGGCAGTGGCGTCCATGCGCAACGGCCTGCTGCCGATCACGCAGACGGCGTCCCGCTTCCATGGCCATATCGCCTACCACGAGTTCGAAGGACCGGCGGTGGACCTGGCCGAGCAGGAGCGGCTGGTGGCCGACCTGGGGTCGCACAATGCCATGATCCTGCGCAATCACGGCCTGCTGGTGTGCGGTGCCTCCGTACCGCAGGCTTTCAATTTGATGTACCAGCTGGAGATGGCCTGCCGTACCCAGGTCGACGCCCTGTCCGCGGGCATGGAGCAGGTGCGCATGCCCGGCGAAGAAGTCCTGCGGCGTTCAGCGCATCTGTACCAGCCCGGGACGCGCCGGCCTTATGGCGAACTCGAATGGCACGCCATGCTGCGCCTGCTGGCCGCGGAGCCCGGCGGGTATCCCTCCTACGAAAGCTGA
- a CDS encoding amidohydrolase family protein gives MTTQARPPAGACDCHVHVFGPVSAYPFDAARTYTPGDAPLEALVAMHRSLGVDRTVIVQPSPYGTDNRCLLDALAHLDGQGRGVAVIDDDTSDEALADMHRAGVRGVRVNLETAGQHDPDVARRKLLQAARRVAPLGWHVQTYTNLPTLGALAPGLDELPTILVVDHFGRAQAAEGVAQPGLDALLSALAGGRVYVKLSAPYRISRMDGYADAAPIARALIEANPDRVLWGSDWPHPGSAAGAPRPVDAITPFRAEDNASALARCMQWAGNAERVRKLLVDNPARLYDF, from the coding sequence ATGACCACCCAAGCGCGGCCGCCCGCCGGCGCCTGCGATTGCCACGTGCACGTATTCGGGCCGGTATCGGCCTATCCCTTCGACGCCGCGCGCACCTACACTCCCGGCGACGCGCCGCTGGAAGCACTCGTCGCCATGCATCGAAGCCTGGGCGTGGACCGCACCGTCATCGTCCAGCCCAGTCCCTACGGCACCGACAACCGCTGCCTGCTGGACGCATTGGCGCACCTGGATGGCCAGGGCCGCGGCGTTGCCGTGATCGACGACGACACGTCGGACGAGGCCCTGGCCGACATGCATCGCGCCGGCGTGCGCGGCGTCCGGGTCAACCTGGAAACCGCCGGGCAACACGATCCAGACGTGGCGCGCCGCAAGCTGTTGCAGGCCGCGCGGCGGGTCGCGCCATTGGGGTGGCACGTCCAGACCTACACCAACCTGCCGACCCTGGGCGCGCTCGCGCCGGGGCTGGATGAACTTCCCACCATCCTGGTCGTCGACCACTTTGGGCGGGCCCAGGCCGCGGAAGGCGTGGCGCAGCCGGGCCTGGACGCCTTGCTGTCGGCGCTGGCCGGCGGCCGCGTCTACGTCAAGCTTTCCGCGCCTTACCGGATTTCCCGGATGGACGGCTATGCCGATGCGGCGCCGATCGCGCGGGCGTTGATCGAGGCCAACCCCGACCGGGTGCTGTGGGGCAGCGATTGGCCGCATCCCGGTTCCGCCGCGGGCGCGCCGCGACCTGTCGACGCCATAACGCCGTTCCGGGCGGAGGACAATGCGAGCGCGCTGGCGCGCTGCATGCAATGGGCCGGCAACGCGGAGCGCGTGCGCAAGCTGTTGGTGGACAACCCGGCACGGCTCTACGATTTCTGA
- a CDS encoding 2-hydroxyacid dehydrogenase, which produces MNHDTGQRAERYIVAFLDVMAPPVRAAVAAAAPTGFEVRFADSGEAEAQAALAREADFIIAGWQPVTAAMIAAARGLRMVHKWGIGYDKIDLEAARRHGVAVAITSGANAGPVAEHAIALMLAVYRRLPYVDRSTRAGIWLKSEMRSVCYQLAGKTIGLLGFGNIARMLAHRLRGFDVDIRYSSRRRADADTERRLNVRQVDMDELLACSDILSVHLPLTDQTRGIIGAEAIRRMKDGAVIVNTARGGIVDEAALYRALADGKLGGAGLDVFDHEPARADNPLFTLDNVVVTPHSAGAVMDNVGHVASRAFGNMQRLLQGQPIDPADLVVAPPG; this is translated from the coding sequence ATGAACCACGACACCGGACAACGGGCGGAGCGCTACATTGTGGCGTTCCTGGACGTCATGGCGCCGCCGGTCCGGGCCGCGGTCGCGGCCGCGGCGCCGACGGGCTTCGAGGTGCGCTTCGCCGATAGCGGCGAAGCCGAAGCGCAAGCGGCCCTTGCGCGCGAAGCGGATTTCATCATCGCCGGCTGGCAGCCGGTCACCGCGGCGATGATCGCCGCCGCCCGCGGTTTGCGCATGGTCCACAAGTGGGGCATAGGCTACGACAAGATCGACCTGGAGGCGGCGCGCCGCCATGGTGTCGCTGTCGCCATTACCAGCGGCGCCAACGCCGGCCCCGTCGCTGAACACGCCATTGCATTGATGCTCGCGGTGTATCGAAGGCTGCCGTACGTCGACCGGTCGACGCGCGCGGGCATATGGCTGAAATCCGAAATGCGTTCCGTGTGTTATCAGCTCGCCGGCAAGACCATCGGGCTGCTCGGCTTCGGCAATATCGCGCGCATGCTGGCCCACCGGCTGCGCGGCTTCGACGTGGACATCCGCTACAGCAGCCGGCGCCGCGCGGACGCGGACACGGAGCGACGGCTGAACGTGCGCCAGGTCGACATGGATGAATTGCTGGCATGCAGCGATATCCTGAGCGTGCATCTTCCCCTGACGGACCAGACGCGCGGCATCATTGGCGCCGAGGCGATCAGGCGCATGAAGGATGGCGCGGTGATCGTGAATACCGCGCGTGGCGGTATCGTCGACGAGGCCGCGCTATATCGCGCGCTGGCGGACGGCAAGCTGGGCGGCGCGGGGCTGGATGTGTTCGACCATGAACCGGCTCGGGCGGACAATCCGCTCTTCACGCTGGATAACGTGGTCGTGACGCCGCACAGCGCCGGCGCCGTGATGGACAACGTGGGACATGTCGCGTCGCGGGCCTTCGGCAACATGCAGCGCTTGCTGCAGGGACAGCCCATCGATCCCGCGGATCTGGTGGTGGCGCCGCCGGGCTGA